The following coding sequences lie in one Arachis ipaensis cultivar K30076 chromosome B03, Araip1.1, whole genome shotgun sequence genomic window:
- the LOC107631631 gene encoding uncharacterized protein LOC107631631 gives MGKEMSENVKDDGELEELEMLLNEIPRATSHNLLHLYHRNRHVNGGGCVGDDDHHDHGHFVTQANHGMCGMYDDVDEPLTTQIQYPCVSSPLSGFSDGSSSSLFLHGGHSLSDTGSPTLEDLKSTIPSGSSCHPNPFYLDSLTPDSASINSANGSFADELGLCANLSQMCLGNQHDSPYDSKDVSMGMNGVPFRDSSFTGNTPINVNKHGDYCNFNREFLDSAAVQSLFPRSPINHGSDINPTLLGLTQDYKMANLFGPRQCTKWPETVPSQLNGFGVSMDSPRHRRQMLDNYYFRGNQGPVPAASLTRNSVVDAILCAQKNGMNLMEETCMSRLSNSSLCTNLRPYLSVQHSHPLSNARTVLPSDARIPQGNLDSITSEGSFILQGEGLNYVVNRGSDRSRCQNKAAVRGTGYGKHLRRTELDTRHQVVGSHGSPRSVGIGCSFPLMPKYSSLAEARGYIYLIAKDQHGCRFLQRTFEEGTPEDVQVIFNEIIDHVVELMMNPFGNYLMQKLLDVCSEEQRMQILLIITEERGQLVRISLNTHGTRVVQKLIETLKTRQQISLVVSALEPGFLALIKDLNGNHVVQRCLLCLNNEDNKFIFVAAAKYCVDIATHQHGCCVLQRCIGHSTGEHREKLIAEISANALLLSQDPFGNYVVQYILELGIPHATGAILLQFEGNYVHLSRQKFSSHVVEKCLAVFNDENRSRVIHELLSAPHFEHLLQDPHANYVVQSALRHSEGHLHNLLVETIESHKAISRNSPYSKKIFSPNLLRK, from the exons ATGGGTAAAGAAATGAGTGAGAATGTGAAAGACGATGGTGAGCTTGAGGAGCTTGAGATGTTGTTGAATGAGATCCCTCGGGCAACATCGCACAATCTCCTCCACCTTTACCACAGGAATCGCCATGTTAATGGTGGTGGTtgtgttggtgatgatgatcatcatGATCATGGCCATTTTGTGACTCAGGCAAATCATGGAATGTGTGGTATGTATGATGATGTTGATGAGCCGTTAACAACTCAGATTCAGTATCCATGTGTTTCATCACCTTTGAGTGGCTTCTCTGACGGCTCTTCGTCAAGCTTGTTCCTCCATGGTGGACATTCCCTCTCTGACACTGGATCACCAACATTGGAGGATCTCAAATCCACCATTCCTTCTGGAAGCTCTTGTCACCCGAATCCTTTCTACTTGGATTCACTGACACCTGATTCAGCTTCCATTAACAGTGCCAATGGAAGCTTCGCTGATGAACTTGGCCTTTGTGCCAATTTGAGTCAAATGTGCCTTGGAAATCAACATGACAGTCCGTACGATTCCAAAGATGTTTCAATGGGTATGAATGGGGTTCCGTTTCGTGATTCTTCCTTTACTGGAAATACTCCAATCAATGTCAACAAACATGGTGATTATTGCAATTTCAATAGGGAATTTTTAGATTCTGCGGCGGTCCAGTCACTGTTTCCCAGGAGTCCTATCAACCATGGTTCTGATATAAATCCGACATTATTAGGATTAACCCAGGATTACAAAATGGCTAATTTATTCGGACCAAGACAGTGTACTAAATGGCCTGAGACAGTTCCTTCTCAGTTGAATGGATTTGGTGTTTCAATGGATTCTCCAAGGCACAGAAGGCAGATGCTAGATAACTATTATTTCAGAGGAAATCAGGGACCGGTGCCTGCTGCTTCTTTGACCCGAAATTCAGTGGTTGATGCTATACTATGTGCACAGAAAAATGGAATGAATTTAATGGAAGAGACATGCATGTCAAGATTGTCAAACTCTTCCCTTTGTACTAATTTAAGACCTTATTTGAGTGTTCAGCATAGCCACCCTTTATCTAATGCAAGAACTGTGCTTCCTTCAGATGCAAGAATCCCACAAGGGAATCTAGATTCTATCACCAGTGAGGGAAGCTTCATTTTACAAGGTGAAGGTTTAAATTATGTTGTTAACAGAGGCTCAGATCGTTCAAGATGTCAGAATAAGGCTGCTGTGCGAGGTACTGGATATGGTAAACATCTAAGGAGAACGGAACTTGACACCCGGCACCAGGTTGTTGGATCTCATGGAAGTCCTAGGAGTGTCGGGATTGGTTGCTCGTTCCCTTTGATGCCAAAGTATAGTTCCCTAGCCGAAGCTCGAGGATATATATATTTAATAGCCAAAGATCAGCATGGGTGTAGGTTCCTCCAAAGAACGTTTGAAGAGGGTACCCCAGAAGATGTTCAAGTGATATTTAATGAGATCATTGATCATGTGGTGGAACTTATGATGAATCCCTTTGGGAATTACCTTATGCAGAAGTTATTGGATGTATGCAGTGAAGAACAGAGAATGCAGATTCTACTCATAATTACTGAAGAACGAGGACAGCTTGTTAGAATCTCTTTAAACACCCATGG CACTCGTGTGGTACAGAAGCTGATTGAGACTCTCAAAACCAGGCAGCAAATCTCATTAGTTGTATCAGCTCTTGAACCAGGATTCTTAGCTCTCATCAAAGACCTAAATGGAAACCATGTAGTTCAGCGTTGTTTGCTATGCCTGAACAATGAGGATAACAAG TTCATCTTTGTTGCTGCTGCAAAGTATTGTGTTGACATTGCAACTCATCAGCATGGATGTTGTGTTCTACAAAGATGCATCGGCCATTCAACTGGGGAGCATCGAGAAAAACTGATTGCAGAGATATCTGCTAATGCACTTCTGCTATCTCAAGATCCATTTGG AAATTATGTTGTTCAATATATCCTGGAGTTAGGAATTCCACATGCCACTGGAGCCATACTTCTGCAATTTGAAGGTAATTATGTGCACCTGTCAAGACAGAAGTTTAGCAGCCATGTGGTTGAGAAATGTCTTGCTGTATTCAATGATGAGAATCGGTCGAGAGTCATTCATGAACTGCTTTCTGCTCCTCACTTTGAACACTTGCTTCAAGATCCACATGCAAATTATGTCGTTCAATCAGCTCTTCGCCATTCTGAG GGTCATTTGCACAATTTACTCGTTGAAACGATCGAGTCCCACAAGGCAATTTCTCGTAACAGCCCATATTCTAAGAAGATTTTCTCACCAAATCTTTTGAGAAAATGA
- the LOC107631628 gene encoding protein LNK1 isoform X1, with amino-acid sequence MSNFSMYELQGNVWDEFCEADDRVVPNAGDDHKVQFALQAESCKKSLKELHSIKRSTGVVSSYGPQGQEELLPNLSLKERMLEKGSWSQKPEGFFSSCDGDLCKELKTPTSDNTRMSDHLKSSNADSSSVDDAILRDKCIVEDDGLSQYQINDISQTDNDLSFLDNDVWLDIGNFEDVDRALNCDLTFGMGSLNNEEEEFCWLSSSHGAEGSDDALKSDFKFASSEESPLKSMSDYNMSPKENIEGLPTNDPNKKASPIDKKLMSQMNIDHDAGPPPLSAFGESNRKSTNTDNLVPTEKVQGKLSKPSVGKRKNGYLENGDSIHPYSHMEQYPHLKQPFGASSSAVTSQDSIHKHTPNMDSDSLGCVQMRTPLTHRDYNHTPSYTSLLPALSGSRSEHNKQLSPLESPHGKPLEAASLETNDKREKLYNCYDARLLSRGIKGENMASHMTPFPSPGSGQRVGHQFENENEDHSEVGGVSIGFSQEIDSSNAQESPSMSSALDEISLEATSFRQLQQVMDQLDIRTKLCIRDSLYRLAKSAEQRHTDANVNGQLGDDIETRKALMTQGADRCTGFMDVETNTNPIDRSIAHLLFHRPSDASIFPRNDTTPFKSGSMIHGSVINPPVMTENQVCQEGSSGGVEKKPLAITPSKK; translated from the exons ATGTCAAACTTCTCTATGTATGAG CTTCAAGGTAATGTGTGGGATGAATTTTGTGAAGCTGATGATCGTGTAGTGCCCAATGCTGGTGATGACCACAAGGTGCAATTTGCATTACAGGCTGAGAGTTGTAAGAAATCACTTAAAGAATTGCATAGTATCAAAAGAAGTACTGGTGTTGTGAGTAGTTATGGTCCTCAAGGTCAAGAGGAACTGTTGCCAAATCTGAGCCTGAAAGAAAGAATGCTGGAAAAGGGTTCATGGTCTCAAAAGCCTGAGGGTTTTTTTTCTTCATGTGATGGTGACTTGTGCAAAGAACTGAAAACACCGACATCTGATAATACTAGGATGTCTGATCATTTAAAGAGCAGCAATGCAGATTCTAGCAGTGTGGATGATGCTATCTTAAGAGACAAGTGTATAGTGGAGGATGATGGCCTGTCTCAGTATCAAATAAATGACATATCACAAACTGATAATGACCTCAGTTTTCTTGATAATGATGTGTGGTTGGATATAGGAAACTTTGAAGATGTTGACAGGGCATT AAATTGTGACTTAACTTTTGGAATGGGGAGTCTCAATAATGAAGAAGAGGAGTTTTGCTGGCTCTCATCTTCACATGGAGCTGAAGGATCTGATGATGCATTAAAGTCCGACTTCAAGTTTGCCTCATCTGAGGAGAGCCCATTGAAGAGTATGTCAGATTATAATATGTCACCCAAGGAAAATATTGAAGGTCTGCCAACTAATGATCCCAACAAAAAAGCATCTCCTATTGATAAAAAACTGATGTCGCAAATGAATATTGATCATGATGCTGGACCACCTCCATTATCAGCATTTGGTGAATCAAATAGGAAGTCCACTAATACGGATAACTTGGTGCCCACTGAAAAA GTGCAGGGTAAGCTGTCAAAGCCATCAGTTGGAAAGAGAAAAAATGGCTACCTAGAAAATGGTGATTCCATTCATCCCTATTCTCATATGGAGCAATATCCACATCTGAAGCAACCCTTTGGAGCATCATCCAGTGCAGTTACTTCTCAGGATAGCATCCATAAACATACACCAAACATGGATTCTGATTCTTTAGGATGTGTACAGATGCGGACTCCCTTAACTCACCGTGATTATAATCATACTCCAAGTTACACTTCCCTGCTTCCAGCTTTGTCTGGATCAAGGTCTGAACATAATAAACAACTGTCTCCTTTGGAGAGTCCTCACGGGAAACCTTTGGAGGCTGCTAGCTTGGAAACAAATGATAAGAGGGAAAAATTATATAATTGTTATGATGCACGACTGTTAAGTAGGGGTATCAAAGGTGAAAATATGGCTAGTCACATGACACCGTTTCCAAGTCCAGGTTCAGGCCAGCGGGTAGGTCATCAGTTTGAGAATGAAAATGAAGACCATAGTGAAGTTGGAGGAGTTAGCATTGGATTTTCACAAGAAATAGATTCTTCAAATGCTCAAGAAAGCCCATCCATGAGCTCAGCTTTGGATGAAATCTCACTTGAAGCAACTAGCTTTAGGCAGCTCCAACAGGTCATGGATCAG TTGGATATAAGAACTAAACTATGTATAAGGGATAGTCTGTACCGATTAGCTAAGAGTGCTGAACAAAGACATACGGATGCAAATGTGAATGGTCAACTTGGTGATGATATTGAAACCCGGAAAGCATTAATGACACAGGGTGCAGACAG GTGTACTGGGTTCATGGATGTGGAAACTAACACAAATCCCATTGATCGATCTATAGCACACTTGCTTTTTCATAGGCCCTCAGATGCATCAATATTTCCCCGTAATGATACAACTCCTTTTAAATCGGGTTCCATG ATACATGGATCAGTGATCAATCCACCAGTAATGACTGAGAACCAGGTTTGCCAGGAAGGATCTTCGGGTGGAGTAGAAAAGAAGCCCTTAGCGATAACACCTAGTAAAAAGTGA
- the LOC107631628 gene encoding protein LNK1 isoform X2, with product MSNFSMYELQGNVWDEFCEADDRVVPNAGDDHKVQFALQAESCKKSLKELHSIKRSTGVVSSYGPQGQEELLPNLSLKERMLEKGSWSQKPEGFFSSCDGDLCKELKTPTSDNTRMSDHLKSSNADSSSVDDAILRDKCIVEDDGLSQYQINDISQTDNDLSFLDNDVWLDIGNFEDVDRALNCDLTFGMGSLNNEEEEFCWLSSSHGAEGSDDALKSDFKFASSEESPLKSMSDYNMSPKENIEGLPTNDPNKKASPIDKKLMSQMNIDHDAGPPPLSAFGESNRKSTNTDNLVPTEKVQGKLSKPSVGKRKNGYLENGDSIHPYSHMEQYPHLKQPFGASSSAVTSQDSIHKHTPNMDSDSLGCVQMRTPLTHRDYNHTPSYTSLLPALSGSRSEHNKQLSPLESPHGKPLEAASLETNDKREKLYNCYDARLLSRGIKGENMASHMTPFPSPGSGQRVGHQFENENEDHSEVGGVSIGFSQEIDSSNAQESPSMSSALDEISLEATSFRQLQQVMDQLDIRTKLCIRDSLYRLAKSTEQRHTDANVNGQLGDDIETRKALMTQDADRCTGFMDVETNTNPIDRSIAHLLFHRPSDASIFPRNDTTPFMND from the exons ATGTCAAACTTCTCTATGTATGAG CTTCAAGGTAATGTGTGGGATGAATTTTGTGAAGCTGATGATCGTGTAGTGCCCAATGCTGGTGATGACCACAAGGTGCAATTTGCATTACAGGCTGAGAGTTGTAAGAAATCACTTAAAGAATTGCATAGTATCAAAAGAAGTACTGGTGTTGTGAGTAGTTATGGTCCTCAAGGTCAAGAGGAACTGTTGCCAAATCTGAGCCTGAAAGAAAGAATGCTGGAAAAGGGTTCATGGTCTCAAAAGCCTGAGGGTTTTTTTTCTTCATGTGATGGTGACTTGTGCAAAGAACTGAAAACACCGACATCTGATAATACTAGGATGTCTGATCATTTAAAGAGCAGCAATGCAGATTCTAGCAGTGTGGATGATGCTATCTTAAGAGACAAGTGTATAGTGGAGGATGATGGCCTGTCTCAGTATCAAATAAATGACATATCACAAACTGATAATGACCTCAGTTTTCTTGATAATGATGTGTGGTTGGATATAGGAAACTTTGAAGATGTTGACAGGGCATT AAATTGTGACTTAACTTTTGGAATGGGGAGTCTCAATAATGAAGAAGAGGAGTTTTGCTGGCTCTCATCTTCACATGGAGCTGAAGGATCTGATGATGCATTAAAGTCCGACTTCAAGTTTGCCTCATCTGAGGAGAGCCCATTGAAGAGTATGTCAGATTATAATATGTCACCCAAGGAAAATATTGAAGGTCTGCCAACTAATGATCCCAACAAAAAAGCATCTCCTATTGATAAAAAACTGATGTCGCAAATGAATATTGATCATGATGCTGGACCACCTCCATTATCAGCATTTGGTGAATCAAATAGGAAGTCCACTAATACGGATAACTTGGTGCCCACTGAAAAA GTGCAGGGTAAGCTGTCAAAGCCATCAGTTGGAAAGAGAAAAAATGGCTACCTAGAAAATGGTGATTCCATTCATCCCTATTCTCATATGGAGCAATATCCACATCTGAAGCAACCCTTTGGAGCATCATCCAGTGCAGTTACTTCTCAGGATAGCATCCATAAACATACACCAAACATGGATTCTGATTCTTTAGGATGTGTACAGATGCGGACTCCCTTAACTCACCGTGATTATAATCATACTCCAAGTTACACTTCCCTGCTTCCAGCTTTGTCTGGATCAAGGTCTGAACATAATAAACAACTGTCTCCTTTGGAGAGTCCTCACGGGAAACCTTTGGAGGCTGCTAGCTTGGAAACAAATGATAAGAGGGAAAAATTATATAATTGTTATGATGCACGACTGTTAAGTAGGGGTATCAAAGGTGAAAATATGGCTAGTCACATGACACCGTTTCCAAGTCCAGGTTCAGGCCAGCGGGTAGGTCATCAGTTTGAGAATGAAAATGAAGACCATAGTGAAGTTGGAGGAGTTAGCATTGGATTTTCACAAGAAATAGATTCTTCAAATGCTCAAGAAAGCCCATCCATGAGCTCAGCTTTGGATGAAATCTCACTTGAAGCAACTAGCTTTAGGCAGCTCCAACAGGTCATGGATCAG TTGGATATAAGAACTAAACTATGTATAAGGGACAGTCTGTACCGATTAGCTAAGAGTACTGAACAAAGACATACGGATGCAAATGTGAATGGTCAACTTGGTGATGATATTGAAACCCGGAAAGCATTAATGACACAGGATGCAGACAG GTGTACTGGGTTCATGGATGTGGAAACTAACACAAATCCCATTGATCGGTCTATAGCACACTTGCTTTTTCATAGGCCCTCAGATGCATCAATATTTCCCCGTAATGATACAACTCCTTTTATGAATGATTAA
- the LOC107631630 gene encoding chloride conductance regulatory protein ICln isoform X1, with translation MGLGLRNFSERNNNGQPVLDTENGEELMHMQRGVDLVLANLPPISSGTLYITTKQVIWLSDVDNTKGYAVDFLSISLHAVSRDPDAYPHPCLYTQIDTNAEEDGSENSDSESSDIQDLFRITEMRLIPSDPSQLDTLFQVFCECAELNPEPNDEEGEERDWVFSADQMEGEEEEEEGYISHNPANSLGQSNGHHDLARTVLEARDTELDMDAKKLLAVAIRTREPHISFGLYSTCLRGFISTISVLRMQKRWSTMRMAPIIEWLCLAEHSI, from the exons ATGGGTTTAGGGTTGAGAAACTTCAGTGAGAGAAACAATAATGGACAACCTGTCCTGGACACTGAGAATGGGGAGGAACTCATGCACATGCAGCGTGGTGTGGACCTTGTGCTTGCCAACCTCCCTCCCATCTCCTCCGGCACACTCTATATTACTACCAA GCAAGTGATATGGCTCAGCGATGTAGACAACACCAAGGGATATGCTGTTGATTTCTTGTCTATTTCCCTCCATGCCGTCTCAAGAGACCCAGATGCCTACCCCCATCCTTGTTTATACACCCAG ATTGACACTAATGCTGAAGAGGATGGTTCTGAAAACTCCGACTCTGAATCCAGTGACATACAGGATTTATTCAGGATCACAGAGATGAGGCTTATCCCCTCTGATCCTTCTCAAT TGGATACTTTGTTTCAAGTATTCTGTGAGTGTGCAGAGCTTAATCCAGAACCAAATGATG AGGAAGGAGAAGAGCGTGATTGGGTTTTCAGTGCTGATCAGATGGAAGGGGAAGAGGAAG AGGAAGAAGGTTATATCTCTCATAATCCAGCGAACTCTCTTGGTCAGTCAAATGGACATCATGATCTAGCTCGTACAGTACTTGAG GCTCGAGACACTGAGCTAGATATGGATGCGAAAAAGTTGTTGGCAGTCGCTATAAGAACAAGAGAGCCACACATATCATTTGGTCTTTATTCTACTTGTTTAAGGGG CTTCATATCAACGATCAGCGTTTTGAGGATGCAGAAGAGATGGAGCACGATGAGGATGGCACCCATAATTGAGTGGCTGTGTTTAGCCGAACATAGCATATAA
- the LOC107631630 gene encoding chloride conductance regulatory protein ICln isoform X2 produces the protein MDNLSWTLRMGRNSCTCSVVWTLCLPTSLPSPPAHSILLPMIWLSDVDNTKGYAVDFLSISLHAVSRDPDAYPHPCLYTQIDTNAEEDGSENSDSESSDIQDLFRITEMRLIPSDPSQLDTLFQVFCECAELNPEPNDEEGEERDWVFSADQMEGEEEEEEGYISHNPANSLGQSNGHHDLARTVLEARDTELDMDAKKLLAVAIRTREPHISFGLYSTCLRGFISTISVLRMQKRWSTMRMAPIIEWLCLAEHSI, from the exons ATGGACAACCTGTCCTGGACACTGAGAATGGGGAGGAACTCATGCACATGCAGCGTGGTGTGGACCTTGTGCTTGCCAACCTCCCTCCCATCTCCTCCGGCACACTCTATATTACTACCAA TGATATGGCTCAGCGATGTAGACAACACCAAGGGATATGCTGTTGATTTCTTGTCTATTTCCCTCCATGCCGTCTCAAGAGACCCAGATGCCTACCCCCATCCTTGTTTATACACCCAG ATTGACACTAATGCTGAAGAGGATGGTTCTGAAAACTCCGACTCTGAATCCAGTGACATACAGGATTTATTCAGGATCACAGAGATGAGGCTTATCCCCTCTGATCCTTCTCAAT TGGATACTTTGTTTCAAGTATTCTGTGAGTGTGCAGAGCTTAATCCAGAACCAAATGATG AGGAAGGAGAAGAGCGTGATTGGGTTTTCAGTGCTGATCAGATGGAAGGGGAAGAGGAAG AGGAAGAAGGTTATATCTCTCATAATCCAGCGAACTCTCTTGGTCAGTCAAATGGACATCATGATCTAGCTCGTACAGTACTTGAG GCTCGAGACACTGAGCTAGATATGGATGCGAAAAAGTTGTTGGCAGTCGCTATAAGAACAAGAGAGCCACACATATCATTTGGTCTTTATTCTACTTGTTTAAGGGG CTTCATATCAACGATCAGCGTTTTGAGGATGCAGAAGAGATGGAGCACGATGAGGATGGCACCCATAATTGAGTGGCTGTGTTTAGCCGAACATAGCATATAA
- the LOC107631630 gene encoding chloride conductance regulatory protein ICln isoform X4, with product MGLGLRNFSERNNNGQPVLDTENGEELMHMQRGVDLVLANLPPISSGTLYITTKQVIWLSDVDNTKGYAVDFLSISLHAVSRDPDAYPHPCLYTQIDTNAEEDGSENSDSESSDIQDLFRITEMRLIPSDPSQLDTLFQVFCECAELNPEPNDEEGEERDWVFSADQMEGEEEEEEGYISHNPANSLGQSNGHHDLARTVLELHINDQRFEDAEEMEHDEDGTHN from the exons ATGGGTTTAGGGTTGAGAAACTTCAGTGAGAGAAACAATAATGGACAACCTGTCCTGGACACTGAGAATGGGGAGGAACTCATGCACATGCAGCGTGGTGTGGACCTTGTGCTTGCCAACCTCCCTCCCATCTCCTCCGGCACACTCTATATTACTACCAA GCAAGTGATATGGCTCAGCGATGTAGACAACACCAAGGGATATGCTGTTGATTTCTTGTCTATTTCCCTCCATGCCGTCTCAAGAGACCCAGATGCCTACCCCCATCCTTGTTTATACACCCAG ATTGACACTAATGCTGAAGAGGATGGTTCTGAAAACTCCGACTCTGAATCCAGTGACATACAGGATTTATTCAGGATCACAGAGATGAGGCTTATCCCCTCTGATCCTTCTCAAT TGGATACTTTGTTTCAAGTATTCTGTGAGTGTGCAGAGCTTAATCCAGAACCAAATGATG AGGAAGGAGAAGAGCGTGATTGGGTTTTCAGTGCTGATCAGATGGAAGGGGAAGAGGAAG AGGAAGAAGGTTATATCTCTCATAATCCAGCGAACTCTCTTGGTCAGTCAAATGGACATCATGATCTAGCTCGTACAGTACTTGAG CTTCATATCAACGATCAGCGTTTTGAGGATGCAGAAGAGATGGAGCACGATGAGGATGGCACCCATAATTGA
- the LOC107631630 gene encoding chloride conductance regulatory protein ICln isoform X3: protein MGLGLRNFSERNNNGQPVLDTENGEELMHMQRGVDLVLANLPPISSGTLYITTKQVIWLSDVDNTKGYAVDFLSISLHAVSRDPDAYPHPCLYTQIDTNAEEDGSENSDSESSDIQDLFRITEMRLIPSDPSQLDTLFQVFCECAELNPEPNDEEGEERDWVFSADQMEGEEEEEEGYISHNPANSLGQSNGHHDLARTVLEARDTELDMDAKKLLAVAIRTREPHISFGLYSTCLRG, encoded by the exons ATGGGTTTAGGGTTGAGAAACTTCAGTGAGAGAAACAATAATGGACAACCTGTCCTGGACACTGAGAATGGGGAGGAACTCATGCACATGCAGCGTGGTGTGGACCTTGTGCTTGCCAACCTCCCTCCCATCTCCTCCGGCACACTCTATATTACTACCAA GCAAGTGATATGGCTCAGCGATGTAGACAACACCAAGGGATATGCTGTTGATTTCTTGTCTATTTCCCTCCATGCCGTCTCAAGAGACCCAGATGCCTACCCCCATCCTTGTTTATACACCCAG ATTGACACTAATGCTGAAGAGGATGGTTCTGAAAACTCCGACTCTGAATCCAGTGACATACAGGATTTATTCAGGATCACAGAGATGAGGCTTATCCCCTCTGATCCTTCTCAAT TGGATACTTTGTTTCAAGTATTCTGTGAGTGTGCAGAGCTTAATCCAGAACCAAATGATG AGGAAGGAGAAGAGCGTGATTGGGTTTTCAGTGCTGATCAGATGGAAGGGGAAGAGGAAG AGGAAGAAGGTTATATCTCTCATAATCCAGCGAACTCTCTTGGTCAGTCAAATGGACATCATGATCTAGCTCGTACAGTACTTGAG GCTCGAGACACTGAGCTAGATATGGATGCGAAAAAGTTGTTGGCAGTCGCTATAAGAACAAGAGAGCCACACATATCATTTGGTCTTTATTCTACTTGTTTAAGGGG GTAG
- the LOC107633881 gene encoding probable pectinesterase 55 encodes MNLFAQTTATVILPLLLLVSLFCYINVSLAQNCKSQISRTIIVDQSGKSKFKTVQSAIDSIPENNNQWVKIHINAGTYKEKVHIPCQKPCIFLEGEGIDVTTITYNDHQSTDESATFSSSPDNVVASKITFKREGSYSMSEAMHFFGRGSLQNSFDVGKMLSLQEIKDGNDVVPALSARIYGDKSGFYDCRFNSFDVGKMLSLQEIKDGNDVVPALSARIYGDKSGFYDCRFVGYQDTLWDVEGRHYYKNCIIEGAVDFIFGSGQSYFXDCVINATSPGFITAQGRESDNDPSGFVFKGGSVVGSNPASSFLGRAYGPYSRVIFYGTNLEKFCEQILRDKFTYGEVNCKGAGANLSKRVPWEKKLVATQLNQFSRSSFVDHDNWILQQQTSLTIGET; translated from the exons ATGAATTTGTTTGCACAAACAACGGCTACTGTTATCCTACCTCTTCTTCTCCTTGTCTCCCTTTTCTGTTATATCAATGTTTCTTTGGCGCAGAATTGTAAGAGTCAAATTTCACGTACTATTATAGTTGATCAATCTGGAAAGTCAAAATTTAAAACCGTTCAATCTGCAATTGATTCAATACCTGAAAATAACAACCAATGGGTGAAAATTCACATCAATGCTGGAACCTACAA AGAGAAGGTTCATATTCCATGTCAGAAGCCATGCATTTTTTTGGAAGGGGAAGGCATAGACGTTACTACTATTACATACAATGATCACCAATCAACTGATGAAAGTGCCACATTCTCTTCTTCTCCAGACAATGTCGTTGCAAGCAAGATTACATTTAAG AGAGAAGGTTCATATTCCATGTCAGAAGCCATGCATTTTTTTGGAAGGGGAAG TTTGCAGAACTCGTTCGATGTGGGGAAAATGTTGAGTTTGCAAGAAATAAAAGATGGAAATGATGTTGTGCCAGCATTGTCAGCAAGAATATATGGAGACAAATCTGGGTTTTATGATTGTAGGTTT AACTCGTTCGATGTGGGGAAAATGTTGAGTTTGCAAGAAATAAAAGATGGAAATGATGTTGTGCCAGCATTGTCAGCAAGAATATATGGAGACAAATCTGGGTTTTATGATTGTAGGTTTGTGGGATATCAAGATACATTATGGGATGTGGAAGGTCGTCATTATTACAAAAATTGTATTATCGAAGGTGCTGTAGATTTTATATTTGGTAGTGGTCAGTCTTATTTCN AGGATTGTGTGATAAATGCAACATCCCCAGGGTTCATAACAGCCCAAGGGCGTGAATCAGATAATGACCCAAGTGGTTTTGTGTTCAAAGGGGGTTCTGTGGTTGGCTCCAACCCTGCTTCATCTTTCTTGGGACGAGCCTATGGTCCCTATTCTCGAGTTATCTTTTATGGAACTAATTTGG AAAAATT TTGTGAGCAAATACTCAGGGATAAATTCACGTATGGCGAAGTTAACTGTAAGGGAGCAGGGGCAAATTTGTCCAAGCGGGTCCCTTGGGAGAAGAAATTGGTTGCTACACAGCTAAACCAATTTTCAAGATCATCCTTCGTAGACCATGATAATTGGATTTTACAGCAGCAAACTTCTTTGACCATAGGTGAAACATGA